From a single Herbiconiux sp. SALV-R1 genomic region:
- a CDS encoding SDR family oxidoreductase, giving the protein MNIAGSVALVTGANRGIGRSFVDELLERGAAKVYAAVRRPDAVPADEFPDPRVEVLRLDLLDDATVTDAAAHATDVTLLVNNAGITTGSNLLGTDDLAGVRRELDTHFWGTLGVIRAFAPVLAANGGGAIVNVNSALSWFSTNGANGYAVAKAAEWAMTNGVRLELAAQGTLVQALHLGAADTDMMARYDGPKIAPRAVAAASLDGVESAAIEVLADDWSRLVKSSLANDPSEFYAEALAPRA; this is encoded by the coding sequence ATGAACATCGCAGGATCCGTCGCCCTCGTCACCGGCGCCAACCGCGGCATCGGCCGCAGCTTCGTCGACGAGCTGCTCGAGCGCGGCGCGGCCAAGGTCTACGCGGCCGTGCGCCGCCCCGACGCCGTGCCCGCCGACGAGTTCCCCGACCCCCGCGTCGAGGTGCTGCGCCTCGACCTGCTCGACGACGCCACGGTGACGGATGCTGCGGCTCACGCCACCGACGTCACCCTCCTCGTGAACAACGCGGGCATCACCACCGGATCCAACCTGCTCGGCACCGACGACCTCGCTGGCGTGCGCCGCGAACTCGACACCCACTTCTGGGGAACGCTCGGTGTGATCCGCGCCTTCGCCCCCGTGCTGGCGGCGAACGGCGGCGGCGCGATCGTGAACGTCAACTCCGCCCTGTCGTGGTTCTCGACCAACGGCGCCAACGGCTACGCCGTCGCCAAGGCCGCCGAGTGGGCGATGACCAACGGCGTGCGCCTCGAACTCGCCGCCCAGGGCACCCTCGTGCAGGCCCTCCACCTCGGCGCCGCCGACACCGACATGATGGCCCGCTACGACGGCCCGAAGATCGCGCCCCGCGCCGTCGCCGCAGCCTCGCTCGACGGCGTCGAGTCGGCCGCGATCGAGGTGCTCGCCGACGACTGGTCGCGCCTGGTGAAGTCGTCGCTGGCGAACGACCCCTCCGAGTTCTACGCCGAGGCCCTCGCACCCCGCGCCTGA
- a CDS encoding GNAT family N-acetyltransferase yields MGAYLRQTEAEKAEHVGASASPPGDNSELPERYRSEVNDPRRAYAKALVLLAELGGEPVGVVVVQVNPDVREIKRVWVDPEARGLRVGSALIDAALTGHDEPTRLTVWEWRQGAVELYRSRGFVEIASWDERPRLLCLERPRASDAPKPETRSEGRGALRFPASHP; encoded by the coding sequence GTGGGCGCCTACCTGCGACAGACGGAGGCCGAGAAGGCTGAGCACGTGGGTGCGTCAGCGTCTCCTCCCGGAGATAACTCGGAGCTCCCCGAGCGCTACCGCAGTGAGGTCAACGACCCCCGCCGGGCTTATGCCAAAGCGTTGGTGCTCCTGGCCGAGCTTGGCGGTGAACCGGTGGGTGTCGTGGTCGTGCAGGTGAATCCGGATGTGCGGGAAATCAAGCGTGTCTGGGTTGACCCTGAGGCGCGCGGCTTGCGTGTCGGCTCGGCGCTGATCGATGCGGCGCTCACTGGGCACGATGAGCCGACCCGGTTGACCGTCTGGGAATGGCGCCAGGGCGCAGTTGAGTTGTACCGCTCGCGCGGGTTCGTCGAGATTGCTTCATGGGATGAACGACCACGCCTGCTCTGTCTGGAGCGACCGCGAGCATCCGACGCCCCTAAGCCTGAAACGCGGTCGGAAGGCCGGGGAGCGCTGCGATTCCCGGCCTCCCACCCCTGA
- a CDS encoding MerR family transcriptional regulator, giving the protein MSDMRIGELAERAGVSTRALRYYEEQGILHSERTPSGQRVYGSAAVDRVRLIQHLFSAGLASRTIALILPCVDTGHAPPEMLESLHSERDRITRVIADLEVARRRLDEVIEITAHSTPEECERVRDGAGRTSAILGVVA; this is encoded by the coding sequence ATGAGCGACATGAGAATCGGCGAGCTCGCCGAGAGGGCCGGCGTCAGCACGCGGGCGCTGCGGTACTACGAGGAGCAGGGCATCCTGCACTCGGAGCGTACGCCGAGCGGGCAGCGGGTCTACGGCTCGGCGGCTGTGGATCGAGTGCGGCTCATTCAGCACCTGTTCTCGGCGGGGCTCGCGAGTCGGACGATCGCGCTCATCCTGCCGTGCGTCGACACCGGACATGCCCCGCCCGAGATGCTGGAGAGTCTGCACAGCGAGCGGGATCGCATCACGCGGGTGATCGCCGACCTCGAGGTGGCGCGGAGGCGGCTCGATGAAGTGATCGAGATCACCGCGCATTCGACCCCGGAGGAGTGCGAGCGGGTGCGCGACGGGGCGGGGCGGACGTCGGCGATTCTGGGGGTTGTGGCGTAG
- a CDS encoding GNAT family N-acetyltransferase — MSITIRAVRPDDEASWAELYAGYRAFYGLAEDPASVTTTWEWVRDSEHGLFGLVAVDESDRLVALANLRWFARPSTATIGLYLDDLFTAPEARGTGAATALLREAAERAGEGGGSVVRWITATDNATARRLYDAHAVATPWVTYDMKPAAPRD; from the coding sequence ATGAGCATCACCATCCGAGCCGTCCGACCCGATGACGAAGCATCCTGGGCGGAGCTCTATGCCGGCTACCGCGCCTTCTATGGGCTCGCCGAAGACCCGGCGTCGGTGACGACGACCTGGGAGTGGGTGCGCGACAGCGAACACGGCCTGTTCGGCTTAGTCGCCGTCGACGAGAGCGATCGTCTCGTGGCCCTGGCCAACCTCCGGTGGTTCGCACGTCCATCCACAGCGACGATCGGCCTCTATCTCGACGACCTGTTCACCGCACCCGAAGCCCGCGGGACGGGCGCAGCCACGGCGCTGCTGCGAGAAGCTGCAGAACGCGCCGGCGAAGGCGGCGGAAGCGTCGTGCGATGGATTACCGCAACCGACAATGCGACCGCCCGCCGTCTCTACGACGCCCACGCGGTGGCCACCCCCTGGGTGACCTACGACATGAAGCCCGCGGCGCCGCGCGACTGA
- a CDS encoding methionine synthase, with protein MTTLLPTSTAGSLPKPAWLAEPEKLWSPWKLDAEVLDEGRRDALRLSLADQQQAGIDIVSDGEQTRQHFVTTFIEHLDGVDFAKRETVRIRDRYDASVPTVVGAVTREKPVFVEDARFLRAQTDQPIKWALPGPLTMVDTLYDAHYKSREKLAWEFAGILNEEARELQDAGVDIIQFDEPAFNVFFDEVNDWGVAALERAIEGLTVETAVHVCYGYGIKANTDWKETLGSEWRQYEAIFPKIQASDIDIVSLESRNSHVPIDLIELIRGKKVMVGAIDVATSTVETPEEVAETLREALQFVDADKLYPSTNCGMAPLPRTVARGKLAALGAGAALVRAELSA; from the coding sequence ATGACCACCCTCCTTCCCACCTCCACCGCCGGCAGCCTCCCCAAGCCTGCCTGGCTCGCCGAGCCCGAGAAGCTCTGGTCGCCCTGGAAGCTCGACGCCGAGGTGCTCGACGAGGGCCGCCGCGACGCCCTCCGCCTCTCCCTCGCCGACCAGCAGCAGGCCGGAATCGACATCGTCAGCGACGGCGAGCAGACCCGCCAGCACTTCGTCACCACCTTCATCGAGCACCTCGACGGCGTCGACTTCGCCAAGCGCGAGACCGTGCGCATCCGCGACCGGTACGACGCATCCGTTCCCACCGTCGTCGGAGCCGTCACCCGCGAGAAGCCGGTGTTCGTCGAGGATGCGCGTTTCCTTCGCGCGCAGACCGACCAGCCCATCAAATGGGCGCTCCCCGGACCGCTCACCATGGTCGACACCCTCTACGACGCCCACTACAAGAGCCGCGAGAAGCTCGCGTGGGAGTTCGCAGGCATCTTGAACGAGGAGGCGCGTGAGCTGCAGGATGCGGGGGTCGACATCATCCAGTTCGACGAGCCCGCGTTCAACGTCTTCTTCGACGAGGTGAACGACTGGGGCGTTGCAGCGCTCGAGCGGGCGATCGAGGGCCTGACCGTGGAGACCGCGGTGCACGTCTGCTACGGCTACGGCATCAAGGCCAACACGGACTGGAAGGAGACGCTCGGCTCGGAATGGCGCCAGTACGAGGCGATCTTCCCGAAGATCCAGGCGTCGGACATCGACATCGTGTCGCTGGAGTCACGCAACTCGCACGTGCCCATCGACCTGATCGAGCTCATCCGCGGCAAGAAGGTGATGGTCGGCGCGATCGACGTGGCGACCAGCACGGTCGAGACGCCCGAGGAGGTCGCCGAGACGTTGCGCGAAGCGCTGCAGTTCGTGGATGCCGACAAGCTCTACCCCTCCACGAACTGCGGCATGGCCCCCCTCCCCCGCACCGTCGCCCGCGGCAAACTCGCCGCCCTCGGCGCGGGCGCCGCCCTCGTGCGCGCGGAGCTGTCTGCCTGA
- a CDS encoding DUF6290 family protein, translated as MSLSIDLSDEEERRIAAVTARTGQPAAEFVHEAIVTHLDEADDTEWAENAARDWAASGSPSRPLSELRRELGL; from the coding sequence GTGTCACTCTCGATCGACCTGAGCGATGAGGAAGAACGGCGCATCGCCGCTGTCACCGCGCGTACGGGCCAGCCTGCCGCCGAGTTCGTTCATGAAGCGATCGTGACGCACCTCGACGAGGCGGACGACACCGAGTGGGCGGAGAACGCGGCGAGGGACTGGGCCGCGTCCGGAAGCCCGTCCCGGCCGCTGAGCGAGCTCCGCCGCGAGCTAGGGCTTTGA
- a CDS encoding type II toxin-antitoxin system RelE/ParE family toxin produces the protein MTRWKVETSPEFDKAFRKLDRAVAKRVLVYLDGLLELDDPRSRGKRLSGDLGDFWRYRIGDYRLVVRVRDQQLIVVAVQIGHRSRIY, from the coding sequence TTGACTCGCTGGAAGGTCGAGACGAGCCCTGAGTTCGACAAGGCCTTCCGGAAGCTGGATCGCGCCGTCGCGAAGCGAGTGCTGGTGTATCTCGACGGGCTTCTTGAACTCGATGATCCGCGAAGTCGGGGCAAGCGGCTGTCCGGGGACCTGGGTGACTTCTGGCGATATCGAATCGGCGACTATCGGCTTGTGGTGCGGGTGCGTGACCAGCAGCTGATTGTCGTCGCGGTGCAGATCGGTCACCGGTCGCGGATCTACTGA